Proteins encoded in a region of the Nitrospinota bacterium genome:
- a CDS encoding GNAT family N-acetyltransferase, whose translation MMIVQKPEIEDLKKIHKILIQWTEKREADKYLKRISDEVNGQTKFNMQFWVAREKNQVFGVIGLADPLPKILPLATTKKPGEVKILYVNDKNQGKGIGKKLTLFLEEEAKKQGYQEMIVRSAERYKDTAWGFYDKMGYTRL comes from the coding sequence ATGATGATTGTACAAAAACCCGAAATAGAAGATTTAAAAAAAATCCATAAAATTCTAATTCAGTGGACTGAAAAAAGGGAAGCTGATAAATATCTTAAAAGAATTTCTGATGAAGTTAATGGCCAGACTAAATTTAATATGCAATTTTGGGTGGCTAGAGAAAAAAATCAAGTTTTCGGAGTAATCGGCTTGGCTGATCCATTGCCAAAAATATTGCCGTTGGCAACTACAAAAAAACCTGGAGAGGTAAAAATCTTGTATGTTAATGATAAAAATCAGGGAAAAGGAATTGGTAAAAAACTAACCCTTTTCTTAGAAGAGGAAGCGAAAAAACAAGGTTATCAAGAAATGATTGTAAGGAGTGCAGAAAGATACAAAGATACAGCCTGGGGTTTCTACGATAAAATGGGATACACTAGGCT